One segment of uncultured Tolumonas sp. DNA contains the following:
- the bfr gene encoding bacterioferritin, with the protein MQGDKAVIAMLNKVLTWELSSINQYFLHARLFRHFGFNALNEHAFKKSIKDMKQADALIERILFLDGLPNLQNLEYLRIGEHAEEMLQCDLSLQQDQLLLLREAIQLAEQSADFVTRDLLEDILEYEEEYLDWLETQQNLIATTGIQNYLQSQM; encoded by the coding sequence ATGCAAGGAGATAAAGCAGTCATTGCGATGCTCAACAAGGTGCTGACCTGGGAGTTGAGTTCCATCAATCAATATTTCCTGCACGCGCGCTTGTTCCGCCATTTTGGTTTTAATGCGTTGAATGAACATGCGTTCAAAAAATCGATCAAAGACATGAAACAAGCCGATGCCCTGATTGAGCGGATCTTGTTTTTAGACGGTCTACCTAATTTACAGAATCTGGAATATTTGCGCATCGGTGAGCATGCGGAAGAGATGCTGCAATGTGATTTGTCGCTGCAGCAAGATCAGTTGCTGTTATTGCGCGAAGCGATCCAGCTTGCTGAGCAATCAGCCGATTTTGTCACCCGCGATCTGTTGGAAGATATTCTGGAATATGAAGAAGAGTATCTGGATTGGCTGGAAACACAGCAGAATCTGATCGCGACGACCGGTATTCAGAACTATCTGCAAAGCCAGATGTAA
- the bfr gene encoding bacterioferritin: protein MQGKPIVIAELNKLLAGELTAIDQYFIHSRMYQDWGYNKLFERISHESDEEKQHAAWIIERILFLEGTPEMTLREPLNVGKTVPDMLNSDLQLEYSVVKNLKAAIKLCEAEQDYQTREMLEKQLDDTEVDHAYWLEKQLRLIDQIGLQNYLQSQI from the coding sequence ATGCAAGGAAAACCGATTGTCATTGCGGAATTGAATAAGCTACTGGCGGGCGAATTAACGGCCATCGATCAGTATTTTATTCATTCCCGTATGTATCAGGATTGGGGCTACAACAAATTATTTGAACGTATCAGCCACGAGTCGGATGAAGAAAAACAACATGCGGCGTGGATCATTGAGCGCATTCTGTTTCTCGAAGGTACACCGGAGATGACGCTGCGTGAGCCGCTGAATGTGGGCAAAACCGTGCCGGATATGCTGAACAGCGATCTGCAACTGGAATACAGTGTGGTCAAAAACCTGAAGGCAGCCATTAAGCTTTGTGAAGCGGAACAGGACTATCAGACCCGTGAAATGCTGGAAAAACAGCTGGATGATACGGAAGTCGACCATGCCTACTGGCTGGAAAAACAACTGCGTTTGATCGATCAGATTGGCTTGCAGAATTATCTGCAATCGCAAATTTAG
- a CDS encoding amidotransferase yields the protein MRVFVLQHVPFEELGNIQPWLTQHNAEVHYCRLYANEPLPEVVDVDLLIVLGGPMSVNDESHYPWLVAEKTFLAQAIAVEKPIVGICLGAQLIASCQGARIYSNYAKEIGWFDITAVAASGDVLSLPASMHVFHWHGETFELPANAVLLASSVACNNQIFQLGQRVIGLQCHLETTADNARSMVLHCADELTGGSFIQDADTILAASEVQYQQLSLLMAQVLDYVTRP from the coding sequence ATGCGCGTTTTCGTTTTACAACACGTTCCTTTCGAAGAATTAGGCAATATTCAACCTTGGTTAACACAGCACAACGCAGAAGTGCATTATTGCCGTTTATATGCCAATGAGCCGTTACCTGAGGTGGTGGATGTCGATCTGCTGATTGTGCTCGGCGGGCCGATGAGTGTGAATGATGAATCGCATTACCCTTGGCTGGTGGCGGAAAAAACCTTTCTGGCACAGGCGATTGCGGTGGAAAAACCGATTGTTGGCATCTGCTTGGGAGCCCAGTTGATCGCCAGCTGTCAGGGTGCCCGCATTTATTCTAACTATGCCAAAGAGATCGGCTGGTTTGATATTACCGCCGTCGCGGCATCGGGCGATGTATTGTCGTTACCAGCGAGTATGCATGTCTTTCATTGGCATGGCGAAACCTTTGAATTACCAGCCAATGCGGTGTTATTAGCCAGCAGTGTGGCCTGCAATAATCAGATCTTCCAACTGGGTCAGCGTGTGATTGGTTTGCAATGTCATCTGGAAACGACAGCAGACAACGCCCGCAGCATGGTGTTGCATTGTGCCGACGAGCTAACCGGCGGCAGTTTTATTCAAGATGCCGATACGATTTTAGCTGCCAGTGAGGTGCAATATCAGCAACTGAGCCTGCTGATGGCACAGGTGCTGGATTATGTGACGCGACCATAG
- a CDS encoding carboxylesterase family protein, with amino-acid sequence MKHIRDKKIHIQIFTLVMCLLFLLGLPVQATSLIAIENGLLQGREANGVISFKGIPYAAPPIGAFRWRAPQPVKNWSGVRQSSQFRHDCMQYPTPEDQALPKTVLSEDCLVLNIWRPATASHTKLPVMVWIYGGGFVDGDTSADIYDGTEFAKRGVILVSFNYRVGRFGFFAHPVLSKENADGVLGNYAYMDQIAALKWIQRNISAFSGDPNNVTLFGESAGGYAIHALMTSPLAKGLFHKAIIESGGGRIEEDSNIRMQKPSDNGYPSAEEIGLRFAEMHHIFGRDIKALSALRALSAIDVIDKQNMETEMDSDDGKTFSGAMIDGKLVTTNPTYIYEAGAGIDIPLIVGATSNDVGFPPEISSMQQALDLLGHDHSEQVKQLYNPNDMYIFPAVADLIAGDQIMIEPARFIARTAASQGQPVYEYRFSYVASSLWATVPGAMHASEVAYVFNTLPSVLDHKVSKEDQAMAEQIQTYWVNFAKTGNPNAPGLPYWAPYTRQRDELLIFSAHGAPETRTQPDPWRQRLDLIESLAQK; translated from the coding sequence ATGAAACACATTCGGGATAAAAAAATTCATATCCAAATCTTTACTCTGGTGATGTGTCTTTTGTTTTTACTCGGGTTACCGGTACAAGCAACATCGTTGATTGCCATAGAAAATGGCCTGTTACAAGGTAGAGAAGCCAATGGAGTTATTTCCTTTAAAGGTATTCCTTATGCCGCTCCACCTATAGGCGCTTTCCGCTGGCGAGCTCCGCAGCCGGTAAAAAATTGGTCTGGTGTTCGCCAATCCAGTCAGTTTAGGCACGACTGTATGCAATATCCAACGCCGGAGGATCAAGCCTTACCAAAGACAGTTTTATCCGAAGATTGCTTGGTACTAAATATTTGGCGGCCCGCCACTGCGTCCCACACTAAACTTCCCGTCATGGTTTGGATTTATGGTGGTGGTTTTGTCGATGGTGACACTTCCGCCGATATTTATGATGGAACTGAATTCGCTAAGCGCGGTGTCATTTTGGTTAGTTTTAACTATCGCGTAGGCCGTTTTGGATTTTTCGCTCACCCTGTATTAAGTAAAGAAAACGCCGATGGTGTATTAGGGAATTATGCGTACATGGATCAAATCGCCGCCTTAAAATGGATACAGCGCAATATCTCTGCATTCAGTGGCGACCCCAATAATGTCACCTTGTTTGGTGAATCTGCTGGCGGTTACGCCATCCATGCCCTCATGACCTCACCGTTAGCAAAAGGCCTCTTTCATAAAGCTATTATTGAATCCGGTGGCGGACGGATAGAAGAAGATAGCAATATCCGGATGCAAAAACCGAGCGACAATGGCTACCCCTCTGCAGAAGAAATAGGCTTACGATTTGCAGAAATGCATCATATTTTTGGACGTGATATCAAAGCGTTGAGTGCATTAAGAGCGTTATCAGCCATTGATGTGATAGATAAGCAGAATATGGAAACGGAAATGGATAGTGATGATGGAAAAACCTTCTCCGGCGCCATGATCGACGGAAAATTGGTGACCACCAATCCTACGTATATCTACGAAGCTGGCGCCGGTATAGATATTCCGTTGATTGTCGGCGCAACCAGCAATGATGTGGGGTTCCCACCGGAGATCAGCTCCATGCAACAAGCTCTAGACTTGCTCGGGCACGATCACAGCGAGCAGGTCAAACAACTCTACAACCCAAACGATATGTATATTTTCCCGGCTGTTGCTGACTTAATCGCCGGTGATCAGATCATGATTGAACCCGCCAGATTCATTGCCAGAACCGCAGCGTCACAAGGGCAACCCGTATACGAATATCGCTTTTCGTATGTAGCTAGCTCGCTGTGGGCAACCGTTCCAGGCGCCATGCATGCCAGCGAAGTAGCCTATGTTTTTAACACCCTACCGTCTGTGCTTGACCATAAGGTCAGTAAAGAAGATCAGGCGATGGCAGAGCAAATACAAACCTATTGGGTCAATTTTGCCAAAACCGGCAATCCGAATGCGCCCGGGTTACCCTACTGGGCGCCATACACGAGACAACGTGATGAGCTGCTGATTTTTTCAGCTCACGGAGCACCAGAGACTCGTACACAACCCGACCCATGGCGGCAACGACTCGATCTTATTGAGTCGCTAGCCCAGAAATAG
- a CDS encoding PTS transporter subunit EIIC, with protein MSYSGLAKTILQLVGGAENVDALVHCATRLRFTLHDNGKAKKEELKNLDGILSAVESGGQFQVIVGSHVSHVYKELMSLLSGGMVSSAERTESKPKGNIGSRIFEVVSGSFSPLIGAMAGSGMIKALLAVLTMMGWMDATSSTYLVLAAAANSVFYFLPVLLGISAAIKMGANGYIGGAIGAALLEPNFTGLIGSHTATFFGIPVVAINYASTVFPVFIAVAILAVLEKFLKRVCPHNIQMFMVPMLCLLVIVPMTVLAFGPFGVYLGNLIADGINWLSAHSGILTGAVIGGSMMFLVVLGLHWGIVPIIIANLGAGGDPISGMWAPATFAQMGVALAIFLRSKDVNVKALAGPATVTGLLAGVTEPIIYGLIMRFRRTIPIVVLAGAVGGALNGAFQAKQTAFAFHSLLSIPVFTPVLQYAIGIGTGFGLALLLTLMFGFENKTVNAASQRKPMATTTAVTTS; from the coding sequence ATGAGTTATTCAGGTTTGGCAAAAACAATTCTGCAGCTGGTTGGCGGCGCAGAAAATGTGGATGCATTGGTGCATTGCGCGACTCGTTTACGTTTTACGCTGCACGACAATGGCAAAGCAAAAAAAGAAGAATTAAAAAACTTAGATGGAATTCTAAGTGCGGTAGAAAGTGGTGGCCAGTTTCAGGTGATCGTCGGCAGCCACGTGTCGCATGTTTACAAAGAGTTAATGAGTCTACTCAGTGGCGGCATGGTATCCAGTGCTGAACGCACCGAGAGCAAACCGAAAGGCAATATTGGCAGTCGCATTTTTGAAGTGGTGTCGGGCAGCTTCTCGCCGTTGATTGGTGCCATGGCTGGTTCTGGCATGATCAAAGCCCTGCTGGCGGTGTTAACCATGATGGGTTGGATGGATGCCACCAGCAGCACCTATCTGGTGTTGGCAGCAGCAGCGAACTCGGTGTTCTACTTCCTGCCAGTGCTGCTCGGTATCTCGGCAGCCATCAAAATGGGTGCCAATGGGTATATCGGTGGTGCAATTGGTGCGGCACTGCTAGAACCGAATTTTACCGGCCTGATTGGTTCACACACCGCGACCTTTTTCGGTATTCCGGTAGTAGCGATCAACTACGCCTCTACCGTATTCCCAGTGTTTATTGCGGTGGCTATTCTGGCGGTGTTGGAAAAATTCCTGAAGCGTGTCTGCCCGCATAACATCCAGATGTTTATGGTGCCGATGCTGTGTCTGCTGGTGATTGTACCAATGACCGTCCTGGCATTTGGCCCGTTCGGGGTTTATCTGGGTAATCTGATTGCCGACGGTATCAACTGGCTGAGTGCGCACAGCGGCATCCTGACCGGTGCAGTGATTGGCGGCTCGATGATGTTTCTGGTGGTGCTGGGTCTGCATTGGGGCATCGTGCCGATCATCATTGCTAACTTAGGTGCCGGTGGCGATCCGATATCTGGAATGTGGGCGCCCGCGACCTTCGCTCAGATGGGGGTGGCATTGGCCATCTTCCTGCGCAGTAAAGACGTTAATGTGAAAGCACTGGCGGGCCCGGCAACAGTAACTGGCTTACTGGCTGGCGTCACCGAACCAATCATCTACGGCCTGATCATGCGTTTCCGCCGCACCATTCCGATTGTGGTGCTCGCGGGCGCAGTCGGTGGTGCATTAAACGGTGCTTTCCAAGCGAAACAGACCGCATTTGCCTTCCATAGCTTGCTGTCCATCCCAGTTTTCACACCAGTCCTGCAATATGCTATTGGAATTGGAACCGGTTTCGGTCTGGCGTTATTACTGACCCTGATGTTCGGTTTTGAGAATAAAACCGTCAACGCAGCGAGCCAAAGAAAACCAATGGCCACGACGACTGCTGTTACAACTAGCTGA
- a CDS encoding glycoside hydrolase family 1 protein, with product MLHKKLKDFPADFFWGGSTSAYQVEGAWDKDGKGPSVIDMAPVVPGTTDFKVTSDHYHHYKEDVKLFAELGLKAYRFSIAWTRIFPNGTGEINPMGVAFYNNLINELKAHNIEPIVTIYHFDLPYALQLKGGWSNRHTVDAFAFYCETLFELYGDRVKYWLTINEQNMMILHGDAIGTKSSVAVENPEKDLYQQNHHMLLAQAKAMKACHEILPHAKIGPAPNISAIYPASSKPEDVLAASNCSSIRNWLYLDMAVYGRYNNIAWSFLEERNATPDIEEGDMEIMAAAKPDFIAFNYYSTMTVAASTGDASDRGSTGDQQIVVGEVGVFKGASNPNLSKNAFGWEIDPVGFRNTLREIYERYALPLIITENGLGAFDKVEADGSINDDYRIDFLQKHIDQIQLAITDGVEVFGFCPWSAIDLVSTHQGCSKRYGFIHVNRDEFDLKDLKRSKKKSFFWYNELIAKNGGK from the coding sequence ATGCTGCATAAAAAATTAAAAGATTTTCCAGCGGACTTTTTCTGGGGTGGTTCGACCTCGGCATATCAGGTAGAAGGCGCGTGGGATAAAGATGGCAAAGGCCCGTCGGTGATTGATATGGCGCCAGTGGTGCCTGGCACCACCGATTTTAAAGTGACCAGCGATCATTACCATCACTATAAAGAAGACGTTAAATTGTTCGCGGAATTGGGCTTAAAAGCCTATCGTTTCTCGATTGCCTGGACGCGTATTTTCCCAAATGGCACGGGCGAAATTAATCCGATGGGTGTGGCATTTTATAACAATCTGATCAATGAGTTAAAAGCCCACAATATCGAACCGATCGTGACTATCTATCACTTTGATCTGCCGTATGCACTGCAATTGAAAGGCGGTTGGTCGAATCGTCATACCGTTGATGCGTTTGCATTCTATTGTGAAACCCTGTTCGAATTGTATGGTGACCGAGTGAAATACTGGCTGACCATCAACGAACAGAACATGATGATCTTGCACGGTGATGCGATTGGCACGAAGAGCAGTGTGGCGGTGGAAAATCCGGAAAAAGATCTCTATCAGCAAAACCATCACATGTTGCTGGCACAAGCCAAAGCCATGAAGGCGTGTCACGAAATTCTGCCACACGCGAAGATCGGCCCAGCTCCGAATATTTCAGCGATTTACCCGGCCTCGTCGAAACCAGAAGATGTGCTGGCCGCCAGCAATTGCTCGTCGATCCGTAACTGGTTATATCTGGATATGGCGGTGTATGGTCGTTATAACAATATCGCCTGGAGCTTCCTGGAAGAGCGTAATGCTACTCCGGATATCGAAGAAGGTGATATGGAAATTATGGCTGCGGCGAAGCCTGATTTCATCGCGTTTAACTACTACTCCACCATGACCGTTGCCGCCAGCACGGGTGATGCCAGCGATCGCGGTTCGACCGGTGATCAGCAGATCGTCGTGGGTGAAGTGGGGGTGTTTAAAGGTGCTTCGAACCCGAATTTGAGTAAAAATGCCTTTGGCTGGGAAATTGACCCGGTTGGTTTCCGTAACACGTTGCGTGAGATTTATGAGCGTTATGCATTGCCGCTGATCATCACCGAAAATGGTCTGGGTGCGTTTGATAAAGTGGAAGCAGACGGTTCGATCAATGATGATTATCGCATCGACTTCCTGCAAAAACACATCGATCAAATTCAGCTGGCGATCACCGATGGTGTTGAGGTATTTGGCTTCTGCCCATGGTCGGCGATTGACTTGGTCTCAACGCATCAGGGTTGCAGCAAGCGTTACGGTTTCATCCACGTGAACCGCGATGAGTTTGACTTGAAAGATCTGAAACGTTCCAAGAAAAAGAGCTTCTTCTGGTACAACGAGTTGATCGCGAAAAACGGCGGTAAATAA
- a CDS encoding PTS sugar transporter subunit IIB, with protein MKKIFLCCAAGMSTSMVVNKMKQSAAQKGIEAEIIAVAMEEFDSTLPKFDCCLLGPQIKYKFEEFKKKADAAGKPIAVINSMDYGMMRGDKILADALAMMQ; from the coding sequence ATGAAAAAGATTTTCTTATGCTGCGCCGCTGGTATGTCAACCAGTATGGTCGTCAACAAAATGAAGCAGTCTGCTGCTCAGAAAGGCATCGAAGCCGAAATCATTGCGGTCGCCATGGAAGAGTTCGATAGCACGTTACCAAAGTTCGACTGTTGTCTGCTCGGGCCGCAAATTAAATACAAATTTGAAGAGTTCAAAAAGAAAGCCGATGCGGCAGGCAAACCAATTGCTGTCATCAACAGCATGGATTATGGCATGATGCGTGGCGATAAGATCCTCGCTGATGCATTGGCCATGATGCAATAA
- a CDS encoding PTS sugar transporter subunit IIC, with protein MSNAFFDFIENKVSPIAARAGTQRHIMAVRDGFIGAMPFMIVGSFLLVFAFPPFSPDTTFFLGQWWNAMSKAYFNEIMTPFNMSMGIMACYISAGIAYNLAQSYKLDAFPCAMLSLMTFLLIAAPMKDGTLSASFLGGTGIFTTIIVGIYVTELMRFLKVRNIGIKLPEQVPEKIRQSFNLLIPALIVILTIYPLNLFLQHQFGMLLPELIMAVFKPLISAADSLPAILFAVFLCHTLWFAGIHGAAIVGGILAPFYLVNLGLNQDALAAGQALPHIFVEAFWSFFIVLGGSGATLSLVIMYTRSKSAHLRAIGKLGIVPAIFNINEPVIFGSPIVMNPILFFPFVVAPMVNATIAWFAASTGLIGKVISLVPWTAPAPIGAAWGAGWQMGNGLMVIALLVVDFMIYLPFFKIYEKQLLEQEAANEAEMNAQPDAA; from the coding sequence ATGTCTAATGCATTTTTTGATTTTATCGAAAACAAAGTGAGCCCGATTGCGGCTCGTGCGGGTACGCAACGTCATATCATGGCGGTACGTGATGGTTTTATCGGCGCGATGCCATTCATGATTGTGGGTTCATTCCTGCTGGTGTTTGCTTTCCCGCCATTTTCACCAGACACCACCTTCTTCCTCGGTCAATGGTGGAATGCCATGTCCAAGGCCTACTTCAACGAGATCATGACCCCGTTCAATATGTCGATGGGTATCATGGCTTGTTACATCAGTGCGGGGATCGCCTATAACCTGGCGCAAAGCTACAAATTGGACGCCTTCCCTTGCGCCATGTTGTCACTGATGACCTTCCTGCTGATTGCAGCACCGATGAAAGATGGCACTTTGTCAGCCAGTTTCTTGGGCGGCACTGGTATTTTCACCACCATCATCGTGGGTATCTACGTTACTGAGCTGATGCGTTTCCTGAAAGTGCGCAACATCGGTATCAAATTGCCAGAACAAGTACCGGAAAAAATCCGTCAGTCATTCAATCTGCTGATCCCGGCATTGATTGTTATTCTGACCATTTACCCGCTGAATCTGTTCCTGCAACATCAATTTGGCATGTTGCTGCCTGAACTGATCATGGCGGTATTCAAACCATTGATTTCTGCAGCTGACTCACTGCCAGCGATCCTGTTCGCGGTGTTCCTGTGCCACACTCTGTGGTTTGCCGGTATCCATGGCGCGGCGATTGTCGGCGGTATTCTGGCGCCGTTCTATCTGGTGAACTTGGGCCTGAACCAAGACGCACTGGCGGCTGGCCAAGCACTGCCACACATCTTCGTTGAAGCGTTCTGGTCATTCTTCATCGTGTTGGGCGGTTCAGGTGCGACGTTGTCATTGGTGATTATGTACACCCGCAGTAAATCGGCGCACCTGCGTGCCATCGGTAAATTAGGCATCGTGCCGGCCATTTTCAACATCAACGAACCGGTTATTTTTGGTAGCCCAATCGTGATGAACCCAATCCTGTTCTTCCCATTCGTGGTGGCACCAATGGTGAACGCCACTATCGCATGGTTTGCAGCAAGCACTGGTCTGATTGGCAAAGTGATTTCACTGGTGCCTTGGACTGCACCTGCGCCAATCGGCGCAGCATGGGGTGCCGGCTGGCAGATGGGTAACGGCCTGATGGTAATTGCTCTGCTGGTAGTTGATTTCATGATTTACCTGCCGTTCTTCAAGATTTATGAAAAACAACTGCTGGAGCAGGAAGCAGCGAACGAAGCAGAAATGAATGCTCAGCCTGATGCTGCGTAA
- a CDS encoding PTS lactose/cellobiose transporter subunit IIA translates to MDMESTVMELIINAGEARSCAMQALRAAKQGDWTLVNEQLAEASAASKRAHDVQTTLIGMDEGCGKIPVNLIMVHAQDHIMTSMLAREMIEELIELHRQRQNIPAAQAA, encoded by the coding sequence ATGGATATGGAATCAACTGTGATGGAACTCATCATCAATGCTGGCGAAGCGCGTAGTTGTGCCATGCAGGCACTGCGTGCCGCCAAGCAAGGTGATTGGACGTTGGTGAATGAACAGTTAGCAGAAGCCAGTGCCGCGTCAAAGCGTGCTCATGATGTTCAGACCACCTTGATTGGTATGGATGAAGGTTGCGGCAAAATTCCAGTAAACCTGATCATGGTGCATGCACAAGACCACATCATGACCTCGATGCTGGCGCGCGAAATGATTGAAGAGCTGATTGAATTACACCGTCAGCGTCAAAATATTCCAGCCGCTCAAGCCGCGTAA
- a CDS encoding 6-phospho-beta-glucosidase: MTGKFPKNFLWGGAIAANQVEGAYNVGGKGLSVADVMPRGILNSEPVLDGKLGDFPYHSAIDFYHTYKDDNALFAEMGFNCLRLSIGWSRIFPNGDDVQPNEAGLQYYDDVFDDLLSKGMQPVVTLNHYDLPLGLVTKHGGWRSRALIAAYENYCKTVFERYKEKVKIWMTFNEINCVLHAPFTAAGLVIKEGENKLQLQFQAAHHQLVASALAVKACHEIIPDAKIGCMIAAWPTYPDTCNPDDTLKAMAKDRQMLFFGDVQARGYYPSYAKRLFRENGFEIDMVAGDEAILKQYAVDYVAFSYYMSQVESADPDRREKTGGNLMGGLMNPYLKASEWGWQIDPKGMRIILNQLYDRYQKPLFIVENGLGAVDAVNADDSINDDYRIDYLRDHLEQVAEGIADGVELMGYTTWGPIDLVSASTGEMKKRYGFIYVDKDNEGQGTGRRLRKKSFYWYKDVIATNGNEL, from the coding sequence ATGACTGGCAAGTTTCCAAAAAATTTCCTCTGGGGTGGCGCGATTGCGGCTAACCAGGTTGAAGGCGCTTACAACGTGGGTGGTAAAGGGTTATCCGTGGCCGATGTGATGCCACGTGGCATTCTGAACTCTGAGCCCGTGTTAGATGGCAAGCTTGGTGATTTTCCTTACCATAGCGCGATCGATTTCTATCACACCTATAAAGACGACAACGCGTTGTTCGCGGAAATGGGCTTTAACTGCCTGCGTCTCTCTATCGGCTGGTCACGTATTTTCCCGAACGGTGATGATGTCCAACCGAATGAAGCGGGCCTGCAATATTATGACGACGTGTTCGATGACCTGCTGAGCAAAGGCATGCAGCCAGTGGTGACATTAAATCACTATGATTTGCCATTAGGCTTGGTGACTAAACATGGTGGCTGGCGCAGTCGTGCCCTGATCGCAGCATATGAAAACTACTGTAAAACCGTGTTTGAACGTTACAAAGAAAAAGTCAAAATCTGGATGACGTTCAACGAAATCAACTGTGTGTTGCATGCACCGTTCACCGCCGCAGGTTTGGTGATTAAAGAAGGTGAAAACAAGCTGCAGTTGCAATTCCAAGCTGCTCACCATCAATTAGTAGCCAGCGCACTGGCGGTGAAAGCCTGTCATGAGATCATTCCGGATGCCAAAATTGGTTGCATGATCGCCGCATGGCCGACTTACCCTGACACTTGCAACCCGGACGATACACTGAAAGCAATGGCGAAAGATCGCCAGATGCTGTTCTTCGGTGACGTTCAGGCGCGTGGTTATTACCCGTCTTACGCCAAACGTCTATTCCGCGAAAATGGTTTTGAAATTGACATGGTGGCCGGTGACGAAGCAATTCTGAAACAGTACGCGGTTGATTATGTCGCCTTCAGCTATTACATGAGCCAAGTGGAAAGTGCCGACCCTGATCGTCGGGAAAAAACCGGTGGCAACCTGATGGGCGGCCTGATGAACCCTTACCTGAAAGCGTCAGAATGGGGTTGGCAGATCGATCCGAAAGGTATGCGTATTATCCTGAACCAACTGTATGACCGTTATCAAAAACCACTGTTCATTGTGGAAAACGGTTTAGGTGCGGTGGATGCCGTCAACGCAGATGATTCCATTAACGATGATTATCGTATCGACTACCTGCGCGACCATTTAGAGCAAGTGGCCGAAGGCATCGCCGATGGCGTAGAACTGATGGGCTACACCACCTGGGGGCCGATTGATCTGGTTAGCGCCTCAACCGGCGAAATGAAAAAACGTTACGGTTTTATCTATGTGGATAAAGACAACGAAGGGCAAGGCACAGGCCGTCGTCTGCGGAAGAAAAGCTTCTACTGGTACAAAGATGTCATTGCGACCAACGGAAATGAACTCTGA
- a CDS encoding MalM family protein: MMNSVWIQSLAVLSLSTVLHGCAMSGSPAEDDLLMNDSRPQATRSLTQATLCCQAFKDITYIPLNRGKVIINSHSPAMMFAGEKSYFYAAKILDHQRSSALTVQSLIGKTVFPAQLQLLDAHFQPTRTIPFSDFAVTDAKLLSDPSLKTQITLLPEENYLIIYADMRQLDKTIAIPHPEQLKEKAMDVKGLSYSELEIPFSPWGLIDMQIDTQPNQLKNLLNTQTPLIGAVSNQSAINEPSANPKTEVQMSTPHEEQIKTSEQTHRYYRLAIQQAVVDGHLEQAMQLVSEGKRLGITDVEQTFIDAVKQQK; encoded by the coding sequence ATGATGAATTCAGTATGGATCCAGAGCCTAGCGGTACTATCTCTCTCCACTGTCTTACATGGCTGTGCTATGTCAGGATCACCAGCAGAGGATGATTTGCTAATGAATGATTCGAGACCACAGGCGACACGCTCATTAACGCAAGCAACACTATGCTGCCAGGCTTTCAAAGATATCACCTATATTCCGTTGAATCGGGGAAAGGTTATTATCAACAGCCACTCCCCTGCGATGATGTTTGCAGGGGAAAAAAGTTATTTCTACGCAGCCAAAATTCTGGATCATCAGCGGAGCAGCGCGTTAACGGTGCAATCGTTAATCGGCAAAACCGTATTTCCAGCACAGTTACAATTATTAGATGCTCATTTCCAACCCACTAGAACAATCCCTTTTTCAGACTTTGCAGTTACTGATGCAAAATTACTGTCCGACCCCAGTTTAAAGACCCAAATTACTCTACTTCCAGAGGAAAACTATCTCATCATTTATGCGGATATGCGCCAATTAGATAAAACGATTGCTATTCCCCACCCAGAACAACTTAAAGAAAAAGCAATGGATGTGAAGGGGTTATCTTATTCTGAATTGGAAATTCCATTTTCACCTTGGGGTTTAATTGATATGCAAATTGATACACAACCAAATCAATTAAAAAACCTATTAAATACGCAGACGCCACTTATCGGCGCAGTTAGCAATCAATCTGCAATAAATGAACCGTCCGCAAATCCAAAAACAGAAGTACAAATGTCGACGCCTCATGAAGAACAGATAAAAACCAGCGAGCAAACGCACCGATATTATCGATTGGCGATTCAACAAGCCGTTGTTGATGGTCATTTAGAGCAAGCCATGCAGCTTGTATCTGAAGGGAAAAGACTGGGTATCACTGATGTTGAGCAGACATTCATCGACGCCGTAAAACAGCAAAAATAG